AGTTGAAATGACTGCCGGTCGGTGCTGTAAAAGGCTCCATAATTCGCTCCGGGTTTTCACCGAGTTTTTTTGACAGCTTTCTGTAGGAAGTCGTCAACCGCCGAAGGCCGAGTGCGTTTATTGCTGAGCGCGGCGGATTTTGAGATATGGCTCCGAAGTTGCTTTGTCCGATCGCCGCGCCGGAGCCAGTGGTCAGCGACCACGCTTTTTCACTCGAGCACCAGCCGTTGCGCCGCCGCGCTGCGCCGTGACCCGCTTTCGCCCGAGCCGAGCGATTCGCTCCCGACGTCGAACATGACAGCCGTACCTTGCCTGACCTTTTATTAGGAGTTTCACGACCATGCGAATCGCTCAAATCGCGCCCCTCCACGAGGCTGTTCCGCCGAAGCTCTACGGCGGCACGGAACGCGTGGTGTCCTATCTGACCGAGGCTCTTGTCGAGGCCGGACACGACGTCACGCTCTTCGCGAGCGGTGATTCGCAAACGTCCGCGAAGCTCGAAGCCTTCTGGCCGCAAGCGCTGCGTCTCGACCCGACCATCCGCGACACGATGGCGCCGCACATGCTGCTGCTCGAAGAAGTCCGCCGCCGCGCCGACGAATTCGACGTGCTGCACTTCCATATCGACTATTACCCGTTCTCGCTGTTCGCGCGCCAGCCGGTGCCGTTCCTGACGACGATGCACGGCCGTCTCGACCTGCCGGAACTGCAGCCGATCTTCAACACGTTCAACGACGTGCCCGTGGTGTCGATTTCCGACAACCAGCGCCAGCCGTTGCCGCAGGCCAACTGGCTGTCGACGGTGTACCACGGTCTGCCGGAAAACCTGCTCACGCCGATTCCGAACGTGAAGCCCGGCTATCTCGCCTTCCTCGGCCGCATCTCGCCGGAAAAGCGCGTGGATCGCGCCATTCGCATCGCGCAGGCCGCGGGCATGAAGATCAAGATCGCCGCGAAGCTGGACAAGGCCGACCGCGCTTACTACGAAGAAGAGATCAAGCCGCTCTTCGCGCTGCCGCACGTCGAGTACATCGGTGAAATCAGCGAGGCCGAGAAGACCGAGTTCCTCGGCAACGCGCATGCGCTGCTGTTCCCGATCGACTGGCCGGAGCCCTTCGGCCTCGTGATGATCGAGGCGATGGCCTGCGGCACGCCGGTAATCGCGTTCAATCGCGGCTCGGTGCCGGAAGTGATCGAAAACGGCGTGTCGGGCTTCGTCGTGGAAGACGAACTGTCGGCGATCGCCGCCGTGAAGCGCCTCGACTCGCTGTCGCGCGCGAAGGTTCGCGAGACGTTCGAGACGCGCTTCTCGTCGAAGGTGATGGCGGCGCGCTACGTGCAGAACTACGAAGAACTGCTGCGCCAGAAGCGCCGCACCGTTTTGCGCGAAGCCAACGCCTGATAGCCGTCCGCTGTTCTGTGGCCGCAGCGATGCGGCCCTGACAACGCCCCGCGCGCCGAAAGGTGCGCGGGGCGTTGTCGTAATGGCACAGTCGCGTCGCAATATGAACGCCGCGCGAACTACGCGATGCGAAACCGGTGACGGCCTCCGTAATCTCCCTATAATGTCCGAGCTTTGCGCAACGCAAGGCGCATTTGCCGTCCGCGCACACCGACAAGCGGCGGCAAGCCTCATTCGTGGACAGGAGCGCACCCTTTGGCGAGAACCAAGCAAACCAGCGCGAGCCCCGCACCGGGCGCAGGCACTCTGTTCGCGCTGCGGGCCATCGGCGTAATTCTGGCGGCCCGGTGGGCGCTGTCGATGTCGCAGATGGGCTACGTCTCTTCGCTGCGCGCGATGACCTCTTCGCCGTGGGCGTGTGTCAATCTCGTCCTGATCTTCCTTCTGATCGTGTTGCCCGGCGCGAAGCCGCGCCTGGAGCGTCCGCTGCATCCGTTGCCGCAGTGGCTTCGGCAGGCGCTGCGCCTGCTCGCGCTGCTCACGTTCGGTTTCGCGGTGTTTTCGGTCGGCGCATTCGTGTGGATGTCGGGCTGGCGCCGCTTCGTGCATGCGTTGGCGGAAAGCAACGGCTGGCTCGCGGTCGCGCCCGCGCTGTA
This Caballeronia sp. LZ062 DNA region includes the following protein-coding sequences:
- a CDS encoding glycosyltransferase family 4 protein, coding for MRIAQIAPLHEAVPPKLYGGTERVVSYLTEALVEAGHDVTLFASGDSQTSAKLEAFWPQALRLDPTIRDTMAPHMLLLEEVRRRADEFDVLHFHIDYYPFSLFARQPVPFLTTMHGRLDLPELQPIFNTFNDVPVVSISDNQRQPLPQANWLSTVYHGLPENLLTPIPNVKPGYLAFLGRISPEKRVDRAIRIAQAAGMKIKIAAKLDKADRAYYEEEIKPLFALPHVEYIGEISEAEKTEFLGNAHALLFPIDWPEPFGLVMIEAMACGTPVIAFNRGSVPEVIENGVSGFVVEDELSAIAAVKRLDSLSRAKVRETFETRFSSKVMAARYVQNYEELLRQKRRTVLREANA